The Bombus fervidus isolate BK054 chromosome 1, iyBomFerv1, whole genome shotgun sequence genome includes a window with the following:
- the LOC139986063 gene encoding uncharacterized protein isoform X2 — translation MRSSSKKEDTNAKKKYVFFTDPDIIVQRAETSAAQQDYITKQLSKDKPPHVPLQFDLKSLENLSYHSVQPYPFTFISALKRKLALNDGSEVYRKTHELNNKNAIKSPTILESNSVQNLYEVVQKMDFIRPLKAPDLKISAKKLDFSNRENCASKELISPKFETPTKEFHERGEKPTKSFERVQRRLDFSTSDVSSTINSEVEPLKVPNISISSNLSKKKECIRENSREKENRSKRIRKDESSFSKQDDTVQDFLRRSRSPRHASRKDFSNNVSENTLGIKLKNDRLSFHIPRESDFVPTKPRPKNFATSTAKKVNDKKHRSINTRSLKTRDISLESKNRSYSNESLSERSSKLSDKLTVRESRNMFENLDYKHKDDLHTLKQIDDQKYMFSSESRQVQQHKITCQSQGKTGNVFFKEQSKRFEKVKPSTSKMDGKMYIINSKESESIESVTDSNISVRTQSPITISTQQMRNKDSEKIAQSINISKLNKATEDSKYTDDSLTQCTSVNTKKEEESFTQSIATTVKQTSNSNESNLNNSILSSALLDPRRISFRDENRSQQEDFCDLITPDMNLMPRSKRKRQFMQNSNIEADFKCSKHNIAKTETEPENISLLHPTALHMQFQAELHLLDSFNESLRQVMDVEKCLYNVKHDQEKELPLQHNQSNDQIKSHFSKAMDERNIDNMEHCNEISRSQKHVAIDKAFPTHKVHHITSQTMGNEFDNVNKVTKPVVKAVEVQTQTVNDMATQTDIRPTRRNVQNRCSEICGIPYEQEFIGDSEVPHLSLDSVEQFEDLDQIEEISLPSKLRTMSEISLHETTSSIRTETGTEISISTRDVTCSFNKYLDLEIAQLIKDEKQRYDKIEMLFKSREKTLNDRTKKLVKLEEQKRALKDTGQDSRVSSVKKKQRALLLKLQQEKDEMNRLKELHKIASQERKLMLQKQRNMFNPQISTKNILTKLKRSADSQSPRRLSGPMKGYDIRSNSSMSSLVDSDKSQHDRSQTDVRLQISENESHFSKIDLPKSNKFTNFIEGSNTSFLRSGKSDEAIQSNVSQEKCLYKTQRDGNISRYEIKSRKFEEKMPKVDVIRLKSHQHSVDPKLMSNHSISIPGKYLFEKEKSPDMLEVQQNLNKSISEHIKSESDTLVEELSKKSKPSQVIDNHFQSIVSPRESLKAITTNSEILSEEVSSVSQDTILKTSKSSQVSEDILQTYSKSSKRSSKSIPTDMSKKTQYSSESKSNFKRRSSKCQKSKSSSSILTENILRSKSNSQMSEELVKHHNKRTKMEKEFIQFDKNDETALMDKHTKDKNFKLLTDRIDDYDSKENVFCQKMFDKSVNSYENSFCSQDKDEHNFDETSTKSQISNFAISHHSSGESDRNYSKSVVIRSQDHNLKTSKKLEQILNAREAALTSRKNCVEEWMAWHAKLRNEEDRVARMEQAALKLVTATSNVFSQQDTTISSDTSDIEGRIELLTEKLAERRIEMSRLKREARKQTKQKLRALEANLLHQIKKYDTTIYEMRKKLESKKGSSKENEKLAIESKSLADFKIPEIPLKKLQDMFKSSDLLRSRSESDLFSTKKLPAKDSIKNINLLRDEIIEAKYDRNHSEKTLKSSRSMRTLEQPSSANHRTQSVFDEIISEKIEIDKLGSAAMSSVSNGRSDKNIPCETEQYKDEIRNNQSISEDIRTEINTSKSETDILTQSEAKLSQHDTTIQSDLKEYKSDFDTFSEQSQARTISSQHSEHSHISSRKSSNIQNSNAEINTESVNESLDFSKKVDFLRLNNQNLNEDISSLENELKILSEMMSRFNKKSNEERKYESQNEERSTSKGISEILSVSDKNNEVYDEEIVKEDKSTDVELYEEKGNSDIPQYLTNNTKLKSVTNISDNKSITKEGDNVISVMMPQNKISPSKSNIQEIDYKARSKKILNEIEKSIILEHIKATKDDLSRSEMLIENNNLSLRKKDEEVSCDTSVGIRSISEICSKTMQNEECINIMEFETVYSEENVDANIEEDSVNSYNLESHQSLESSKSSSLFLEKSNLAEKSKSSNQCTNINHSSIINVLNIETQSENKNDPSLKQVLQDISKQTIVTEYVNELLKRQISPQLSNSSKQNDSFKEPIDYMEDTVNDSKYQNINDICTASKIEGSELFLNESKEFNDNNKNEISFLQTDTGKPKEISQKSVQGSKHDAFDRALSISNQEVDKNGSQTHEGFINKSFDKDNWTTSDSFDIHSAWKNSQSQISKLFNDDSSILSSSKDTFQSTNDSKNQINAITDIEDIENMSLFIPKSESTNIDIYGIKLDETILDSHFESSDNKAKSILNIITKDNDKEQYEEDTVHSIETDDFQKAIYDSVIKILDKVEKSIEDNSTRENIENHVHSIGSKTKIKVTVEEKEKPILSSFTLQDKCLKENKGSTIDTNEEATNRNINEEIITNEVSTEAAMRLDVHKKIKDDDNTCLSESKSREIIITELEPGSAESECLSELEIDAKVELAEEELIEINKSDDKEEIQDKITQEQKSLEPIIEQDSSDGEQLDNLVEVTESVLDVIEKETKYFIDSITESESTSHNKTDIQSIEIQENKIQSNVTPSTIINNVKTVENVEVIVSDVSPNIGDKTFDILKDPEYEDISEESLEVSEIFDKSELQKSAVLRKSSSIPERYEAIQKSGEVLKILDEISQKFSSSSENDINKLQDNKYISEDNKKSQTEISDTDSIASLKVDNKAIDKHEQPLINNLESQQPKTEALGKENQLIKAVINPNKTEEKEKQEKDVLSESSEGKDTPKCVSEIEMDSPRDHNDSRLDIDVLNDDLLSNSNIENQNADSKNTFHATPIVATSEKDIEIMIDKLKASLKQPGMEADWEAKLLRIEQLQIELEIKKLEAEEVSFYVREIPNKPPPPYTPPGGGARISTSLGSSSPPPAVIPSNIEELTAFTEKATAIIFNAKEAGEDIMSLEAPPEICELTKENDETVKKDRRIYNTFLFDLCKETIAEVYQAEYEKPGPSWTKPNVKTKPTMKIPKTIQELNAYVNKEVATLFGFKTKLQRENMVMRWSRKRRDRVDELLAREAQAEEDEWTKFHHDELAVKNGLTVTILDTLLMETVNVVKVAYAKKRKVMV, via the exons atgcgaAGTAGCTCCAAAAAGGAAGATACTAatgcaaaaaagaaatatgtttttttCACTGATCCTGACATTATTGTTCAACGTGCTGAAACATCTGCAGCA CAGCAAGATTATATTACCAAGCAGCTATCTAAAGACAAACCACCTCATGTTCCACTTCAATTTGACTTGAAAAGTCTCGAGAACTTATCATATCATTCTGTCCAACCATATCCTTTCACGTTTATAAGTGCTCTGAAACGAAAACTTGCTTTAAACGATGGTTCTGAAGTCTATAGAAAAACAcatgaattaaataataaaaatgcaattaaGTCTCCAACAATATTAGAGTCTAATAGTGTGCAGAATTTGTATGAAGTTGTACAAAAAATGGATTTTATAAGGCCATTAAAAGCACCAGATCTGAAAATTTCTGCAAAGAAATTAGATTTCTCTAACAGAGAAAATTGTGCATCGAAAGAATTGATATCACCAAAATTTGAGACACCTACAAAGGAATTTCACGAAAGAGGAGAGAAACCAACAAAGAGCTTTGAGCGAGTTCAAAGAAGATTAGATTTCTCAACATCAGATGTCTCATCTACTATTAACAGTGAAGTAGAACCACTAAAGGTgccaaatatttctatatcttcaaatttatcaaagaagaaagaatgtattagagaaaattctagagaaaaggaaaacagaTCTAAAAGAATTAGAAAAGATGAATCCTCATTCTCTAAACAAGATGATACAGTACAAGACTTTCTTAGAAGATCCAGGAGTCCAAGACATGCTTCTAGGAAGGATTTTTCTAATAACGTAAGTGAAAATACATTaggtataaaattaaaaaatgacagATTGTCATTTCATATTCCACGGGAAAGTGATTTTGTTCCAACAAAACCAAGACCAAAAAACTTTGCAACATCAACTGCTAAAAAGGTTAATGATAAGAAACATAGATCTATTAATACTAGATCTTTAAAGACAAGAGATATCTCTTTAGAATCTAAGAACAGATCTTATAGTAATGAATCACTTTCCGAACGATCTTCAAAATTATCAGACAAGCTCACAGTTAGAGAGTCTAGAaatatgtttgaaaatttggatTACAAACATAAGGATGATTTACATACATTAAAACAAATAGATGATCAGAAATATATGTTTTCATCGGAAAGCAGACAAGTTCAACAACATAAAATAACATGTCAATCACAAGGAAAGACaggaaatgtattttttaaagaacagAGTAAAAGATTCGAAAAAGTAAAACCATCAACAAGTAAAATGGATggtaaaatgtatataataaactCTAAGGAATCTGAAAGTATAGAGAGTGTAACTGATTCAAATATTAGTGTAAGAACTCAAAGTCCAATCACCATCTCTACACAGCAGATGAGAAATAAAGATTCTGAAAAAATTGCACAAAGTATTAACattagtaaattaaataaagctACTGAAGATTCAAAATATACAGATGATTCTTTGACACAATGTACtagtgtaaatacaaagaaagaagaagaatcgtTTACACAAAGCATTGCTACTACAGTTAAACAAACTAGTAATAGTAATGAATCTAATTTAAACAACAGTATTTTATCAAGTGCATTATTAGATCCaagaagaatttcatttagaGATGAAAATCGTTCACAGCAAGAGGACTTTTGTGATTTAATTACGCCAGATATGAATCTTATGCCTCGATCTAAGCGAAAACGGCAATTTATGCAGAATAGTAATATAGAAGCTGATTTTAAGTGTTCAAAACATAATATAGCTAAAACTGAAACAGAgccagaaaatatttcattg TTACATCCAACTGCCTTACACATGCAGTTTCAAGCTGAGCTGCATCTTCTTGATTCATTTAATGAATCACTGAGGCAAGTCATGGATGTTGAAAAGTgtttatataatgttaaacaTGATCAAGAAAAAGAGTTACCATTACAACATAATCAGTCAAATGATCAAATAAAATCACATTTCTCTAAAGCAATggatgaaagaaatattgataatatGGAACATTGCAATGAAATTAGTAGATCACAGAAACATGTTGCCATTGATAAAG CGTTTCCGACTCACAAAGTACATCATATTACAAGTCAAACTATGGGAAACGAGTTTGACAATGTAAATAAAGTAACTAAACCAGTAGTTAAAGCTGTAGAAGTACAAACCCAAACAGTGAATGACATGGCAACTCAAACAGATATACGTCCAACTCGacgaaatgtacaaaatagaTGCTCGGAGATATGTGGAATACCATATGAACAAGAATTCATTGGAGACAGTGAAGTTCCACATCTTTCTTTAGATTCGGTAGAACAATTTGAAGATTTAGAtcaaatagaagaaatatcgTTACCTAGTAAATTAAGAACGATGTCTGAAATAAGCTTACATGAAACCACGTCGTCTATACGGACAGAGACTGGAACGGAAATTAGCATCTCCACTCGAGACGTAACttgttcttttaataaatatctagATCTAGAG ATTGCACAGCTAATAAAAGACGAGAAACAAAGAtatgataaaattgaaatgcTATTCAAATCTCGTGAAAAAACATTAAATGATCGAACTAAAAAGTTAGTGAAACTAGAAGAACAAAAACGGGCATTAAAAGATACTGGGCAAGATAGTCGTGTTAGCTCTGTGAAAAAGAAGCAGAGAGctttacttttaaaattacaacAAGAAAAAGACGAAATGAACAG ATTAAAAGAGCTTCATAAAATTGCAAGCCAAGAACGTAAGCTTATGTTacaaaaacagagaaacatGTTTAATCCCCAAATATccactaaaaatattttaacaaaactAAAACGAAGTGCAGATAGTCAGTCTCCAAGGAGATTATCTGGACCTATGAAGGGTTATGATATAAGGAGTAATAGTTCTATGAGTTCTCTAGTTGATTCTGATAAATCTCAGCACGATCGATCTCAAACAGACGTGCGCTTGCAAATATCAGAAAACGAATCACACTTTTCTAAAATCGACTTAccaaaaagtaataaattcacgaaTTTCATTGAGGGATCTAATACATCGTTTTTAAGATCGGGTAAATCCGATGAAGCTATACAAAGCAATGTGTCTCAAGAAAAATGTCTTTACAAAACACAAAGGGATGGAAACATATCTAGATACGAGATAAAGTCAAGAAAATTTGAGGAAAAGATGCCCAAGGTGGACGTTATAAGACTGAAATCGCATCAACATTCTGTTGACCCAAAATTGATGTCAAATCATTCCATAAGCATTCCTGGGAAATATCTttttgagaaagaaaaatctccCGATATGTTAGAAGTACAACAGAATCTAAACAAATCTATCTCTGAACATATTAAATCAGAATCTGACACTTTAGTAGAAGAATTATCTAAAAAATCAAAGCCTTCTCAAGTAATTGATAATCATTTTCAGAGTATAGTGTCTCCAAGAGAATCTTTGAAAGCTATTACTACGAATAGCGAAATTTTGTCAGAAGAAGTAAGTTCTGTTAGTCAAGATACCATATTAAAAACATCAAAATCATCTCAAGTGTCTGAAGACATTTTACAAACGTATTCGAAAAGTTCTAAACGAAGTAGTAAATCAATTCCGACCGATATGTCTAAAAAGACCCAATATAGTTCCGAAtctaaatcaaattttaaacgCAGAAGTTCAAAATGTCAGAAAAGCAAATCGTCATCTAGCATACTCACCGAGAATATATTACGATCCAAGTCCAATTCTCAAATGTCAGAAGAGCTTGTCAAGCATCATaataaacgaacaaaaatggaaaaggaatttattcaatttgatAAGAACGATGAAACTGCACTTATGGATAAACATACAAAAGAtaagaatttcaaattactAACAGATAGGATAGACGACTATGATAGCAAAGAGAATGTATTCTGTCaaaaaatgtttgataaaAGTGTAAACTCCTATGAAAATTCCTTTTGTAGCCAAGACAAGGATGAGCATAATTTCGATGAGACATCCACAAAATCTCAGATCAGTAATTTCGCTATTTCTCATCATAGTTCCGGAGAGAGTGACAGAAATTATTCTAAATCCGTAGTTATTAGATCACAAGATCATAATTTGAAAACATCTAAAAAGCTTGAGCA aattttgaaCGCACGTGAAGCTGCACTTACATCGCGGAAAAACTGTGTGGAAGAATGGATGGCTTGGCATGCGAAATTAAGAAATGAAGAAGATCGTGTTGCACGAATGGAACAAGCTGCACTTAAACTTGTAACTGCAACATCTAATGTTTTTTCTCAACAAG ATACTACTATTTCATCGGACACGAGCGATATCGAAGGAAGAATAGAGTTACTCACTGAAAAATTAGCTGAAAGACGAATAGAAATGTCACGTTTGAAAAGGGAAGCCAGGAAACAGACGAAACAAAAACTTCGGGCTTTAGAAGCTAATTTACTGCATCAAATCAAG AAATATGATACAACGATTTACGAAATGCGTAAGAAGCTGGAATCGAAAAAAGGATCTTCtaaagaaaatgagaaattagCGATAGAGTCCAAATCTTTGGCAGACTTCAAAATACCTGAGATTCCTCTGAAAAAGCTACAGGATATGTTCAAAAGTAGCGATTTGTTGAGGTCTAGGTCGGAATCTGATTTGTTTTCCACGAAAAAATTACCAGCAAAAGAttccataaaaaatattaatttattgcgaGATGAAATTATTGAAGCTAAGTATGATAGAAATCACTCTGAAAAGACGCTTAAATCTTCAAGAAGTATGAGAACATTAGAACAACCAAGTTCCGCAAATCACCGCACTCAATCAGTTTTTGATGAAATCATAtcagaaaaaattgaaattgataaaCTTGGTTCTGCTGCGATGTCATCAGTTTCAAATGGACGATCTGACAAAAATATTCCTTGTGAAACTGAACAATATAAAGATGAAATCCGAAACAATCAAAGTATTTCTGAAGATATTAGAACTGAAATTAATACATCGAAGTCTGAAACAGATATACTTACACAATCGGAAGCTAAGCTTTCTCAGCATGATACTACGATTCAGTCTGATTTAAAGGAGTATAAATCCGATTTTGATACGTTTTCTGAACAGTCTCAGGCTAGAACTATTTCATCACAACATTCAGAACATTCACATATTTCTTCGAGAAAATCCagtaatattcaaaattctaATGCAGAAATCAACACTGAATCTGTTAATGAAAGTCTTGATTTTTCCAAAAAAGTAGACTTTTTGcgtttaaataatcaaaatttgaATGAGGATATAAGCTCATTGGAAAATGAACTAAAGATACTTTCAGAGATGATGTcgcgttttaataaaaaatcaaacgaagaaagaaaatatgagTCACAAAATGAAGAGAGAAGTACATCGAAAGGAATATCAGAAATACTTTCAGTATctgataaaaataacgaagttTATGATGAGGAAATCGTAAAAGAAGACAAAAGCACAGATGTAGAATTATATGAAGAGAAGGGTAATTCTGACATTCCACAGTATTTAacgaataatacaaaattgaaatcgGTTACTAACATCAGtgataataaaagtataacgAAAGAAGGCGATAATGTAATATCTGTTATGATGcctcaaaataaaatatcacctTCTAAGTCAAATATCCAAGAAATTGATTATAAAGCGAGAagcaaaaaaattttaaatgaaatcgaGAAATCTATAATATTAGAACATATTAAGGCAACTAAGGATGATCTCAGTCGCTCAGAGatgttaatagaaaataataatttaagctTGCGTAAAAAAGACGAAGAAGTGTCTTGTGATACTTCTGTTGGAATCAGATCCATATCCGAAATTTGTTCAAAAACAATGCAGAATGaagaatgtataaatattatggAATTTGAAACAGTATATTCTGAAGAAAATGTTGATGCAAATATTGAAGAAGATTCGGTTAACTCATATAATTTAGAGAGTCATCAATCATTGGAGTCAAGTAAAAGTTCTTCATTATTCTTAGAAAAATCCAACTTAGCTGAGAAGAGTAAGTCCTCAAATCAATGCACAAATATCAATCATAGttcaataataaatgtacTTAATATAGAAACTCAgtctgaaaataaaaatgatccaTCTCTTAAACAAGTTCTGCAGGATATTTCAAAACAGACAATAGTTACAGAATAtgtaaatgaattattaaaaagacaAATTTCTCCGCAGTTATCAAATTCGTCCAAACAAAATGATAGTTTTAAGGAACCAATAGATTATATGGAAGATACAGTGAATGATAGTAAATAccaaaatataaatgatatatgCACAGCTTCAAAAATAGAAGGTTCAGAATTATTCTTAAATGAATCCAAAGaatttaacgataataataagaatgaaatttcatttctacaAACTGATACAGGAAAACctaaagaaatttctcaaaaatcTGTTCAGGGATCTAAACATGATGCCTTTGATCGCGCTTTAAGTATTAGTAATCAAGAAGTCGATAAGAATGGAAGTCAGACACATGAaggatttattaataaaagttttgATAAAGATAATTGGACCACATCTGATTCATTTGATATTCATTCTGCATGGAAAAATTCTCAAagtcaaatttcaaaattattcaatGATGACTCGAGTATATTATCAAGTTCGAAAGATACATTCCAGTCAACTAATGATtctaaaaatcaaattaacgCAATCACCGATATAgaagatatagaaaatatgtCACTATTTATTCCAAAAAGTGAATCTACGAATATTGACATATATGGAATCAAACTTGATGAAACGATATTAGATTCTCATTTTGAAAGTTCTGATAATAAAGCTAAAagtattttgaatataattacaaaagataACGATAAAGAGCAATATGAAGAAGACACTGTGCACAGTATAGAAACCGATGATTTCCAAAAGGCTATTTATGATTCTGTGATTAAGATACTGGATAAGGTTGAAAAGAGCATTGAGGATAATTCAACAAGAGAAAATATTGAGAATCATGTACATAGTATAGGAagtaaaactaaaataaaagtCACAgtagaggaaaaagagaaaccaATTTTAAGTAGTTTTACTTTACAAGATAAatgtttgaaagaaaataaaggtaGCACCATTGATACTAATGAAGAAGCCACTAACAGAAATATCAATGAAGAGATTATAACTAATGAAGTTAGTACAGAGGCTGCTATGAGACTAGATGTGCACAAAAAAATCAAAGATGATGATAATACATGTCTTAGTGAATCTAAATCTCGAGAAATTATCATAACAGAATTAGAACCCGGGAGTGCTGAAAGTGAATGTTTATCAGAACTCGAAATTGATGCTAAAGTAGAATTAGCAGAAGAAGAacttatagaaataaataaaagtgatgacaaagaagaaatacaAGACAAAATAACACAAGAACAAAAATCCTTGGAACCCATAATAGAACAAGATAGTTCTGATGGTGAACAGCTTGATAATTTAGTTGAAGTAACTGAAAGTGTATTGGATGTTATAGAAAAAGagactaaatattttatagattctATTACCGAATCAGAATCGACTTCACATAATAAAACAGATATTCAAAGCATtgaaatacaagaaaataaaatacaaagtaatGTAACTCCTTccacaataataaataatgttaaaacaGTAGAAAATGTTGAAGTAATTGTATCGGATGTCTCACCAAATATAGGGGATAAAACCTTTGATATTTTGAAAGATCCAGAGTATGAAGATATTTCAGAAGAAAGTCTTGAAGTTTctgaaatattcgataaaagtgAACTTCAGAAATCTGCTGTTTTACGAAAATCATCTTCTATACCGGAAAGATATGAAGCAATACAAAAATCAGGAGAAGTATTGAAAATACTTGATGAAATTTCACAGAAATTTTCATCAAGTTCAGAAAATGATATAAACAAACTTCAagacaataaatatatttctgaggataataaaaaatcacaaaCTGAAATTTCTGATACAGATAGCATTGCATCCTTAAAAGTAGATAATAAAGCTATTGATAAACACGAACAACctctaataaataatttggaaaGCCAACAGCCTAAAACAGAAGCACtaggaaaagaaaatcaatTGATAAAAGCAGTGATTAATCCaaataaaacagaagaaaaagaaaagcaggAAAAAGATGTATTATCTGAGTCAAGTGAGGGCAAAGATACACCAAAATGTGTATCTGAAATTGAGATGGATTCTCCTAGAGATCATAATGATTCAAGATTGGATATCGACGTGTTAAATGATGATTTATTAAGTAATTCAAACATAGAAAATCAAAATGCAGATTCGAAGAATACATTCCATGCTACACCCATTGTTGCAACATCTGAAAAGGATATAGAAATCATGATAGATAAATTAAAAg CCTCATTGAAACAACCTGGTATGGAGGCAGATTGGGAAGCAAAATTGCTTCGCATTGAACAACTTCAAATTGAGTTAGAG ATTAAGAAATTAGAAGCAGAGGAAGTATCTTTCTATGTTCGAGAAATACCAAACAAACCACCACCTCCGTACACACCACCTGGTGGTGGTGCAAGAATTTCAACATCCCTTGGATCATCTTCTCCTCCTCCAGCCGTAATTCCCTCCAATATAGAAGAATTAACGGCATTTACTGAAAAAGCCACggctataatatttaatgccAAAGAGGCTGGTGAAGATATCATGAGCttagaagctcctcctgaaaTCTGCGAGTTAACCAAAGAAAACGACGAGACTGTAAAAAAGGATAGAAGAATTTACAACACATTCCTCTTTGATCTGTGCAAAGAAACAATCGCCGAGGTTTATCAGGCCGAATACGAAAAACCAGGTCCAAGTTGGACAAAACCAAATGTGAAAACAAAACCTACAATGAAAATCCCTAAGACAATACAAGAGCTTAATGCTTATGTGAATAAGGAAGTGGCCACATTGTTCGGTTTCAAAACGAAATTGCAACGGGAAAACATGGTGATGCGTTGGAGCAGAAAACGAAGGGACAGGGTTGATGAATTATTGGCTAGAGAAGCTCAGGCTGAGGAAGATGAATGGACGAAATTCCATCATGATGAACTCGCGGTAAAAAATGGTCTTACTGTAACTATATTAGATACTCTGTTAATGGAGACTGTGAATGTAGTTAAAGTGGCATAcgcaaaaaaaagaaaagtaatgGTTTAG